A DNA window from Stutzerimonas stutzeri contains the following coding sequences:
- the polA gene encoding DNA polymerase I, whose protein sequence is MSQAPLVLVDGSSYLYRAFHALPPLTTSTGKPTGAVKGVLNMLLSLRRQYPDSPFAVVFDAKGPTFRDTLFAEYKSHRPPMPDDLRSQVEPLHASVRALGMPLLCVEGVEADDVIGTLARQCAALGRDVVISTGDKDMAQLVCPHVTLVNTMTGSVYDIEGVKNKFGVGPELIIDFLALMGDKVDNIPGVPGVGEKTACGLLNGIPGGLKGLYESLDQVAGLPIRGAKTLGAKLAEHRDAAFMSYELATIKLDVALDVEVADLMPGEPRREALIALYRELEFKNWLDDLLREAKAAGENCEVQPEGCSIQAEAEYTTILEQAEFDAWLDRLKNAECFAFDTETTSIDAQKAQLVGVSFAIEVGKAAYVPLGHSYMGVPQQLDLDAVLAALKPLLEDPAKTKVCQHGKYDMNVLMRYGIEMRGMTFDTMLESYVLDATATRHDMDSLALKYLGRGTIRFEDIAGKGAKQLTFDQIAIEQAGPYAAEDADVTLRLHRTLLGKLEQTPSLLRVLTEIEMPLVPVLARIERNGALVDANLLGLQSVEIGNKLVELEREAFEMAGEEFNLGSPKQLGAILYEKLGCPVLSKTAGGQPSTAESVLADLAEQNYPLPKVIMQHRSLSKLKGTYTDKLPQQINPRTGRIHTSYHQAVTATGRLSSSDPNLQNIPIRTAEGRRIRQAFVAAPGYKLLAADYSQIELRIMAHLAQDAGLLYAFQNDLDVHRATAAEVFGVPLEQVSNDQRRSAKAINFGLIYGMSAFGLAKQIDVGRKEAQEYIDRYFARYPGVLAYMERTRTQAAEQGYVETLFGRRLYLPEINSKNGAMRKGAERTAINAPMQGTAADIIKRAMIAVDDWLQQSGLDARVILQVHDELVLEVREDLVEQVREAICPLMSQAATLDVPLLVEAGVGNNWDEAH, encoded by the coding sequence ATGAGCCAAGCCCCCCTCGTCCTGGTGGACGGTTCGTCCTACCTCTATCGCGCCTTTCATGCCCTGCCTCCGCTGACCACCTCGACCGGCAAGCCGACCGGGGCGGTCAAGGGCGTGCTGAACATGCTGCTCAGCCTGCGCCGGCAGTACCCGGACAGCCCGTTTGCGGTGGTCTTCGACGCCAAGGGACCGACCTTTCGTGACACCTTGTTCGCCGAGTACAAGTCCCATCGTCCGCCGATGCCGGATGACCTGCGCTCCCAGGTCGAACCGCTGCACGCCAGCGTGCGTGCCCTTGGCATGCCGCTGCTCTGCGTGGAAGGGGTCGAGGCCGACGATGTAATCGGCACCCTGGCCCGGCAGTGCGCGGCGCTGGGTCGTGATGTGGTGATCTCTACTGGCGACAAGGACATGGCCCAGCTTGTCTGTCCCCACGTCACTCTGGTCAATACCATGACCGGCAGCGTCTACGACATCGAAGGGGTGAAGAACAAGTTCGGCGTTGGCCCTGAGCTGATCATCGATTTTCTCGCGCTGATGGGCGACAAGGTCGACAACATTCCCGGTGTGCCTGGCGTCGGTGAAAAGACCGCTTGCGGCCTGCTCAATGGTATTCCCGGCGGGCTCAAGGGTTTGTACGAGAGCCTCGATCAGGTCGCCGGCCTGCCGATCCGGGGAGCCAAGACGCTGGGCGCAAAACTCGCCGAGCATCGTGACGCGGCTTTCATGTCCTACGAGCTGGCGACCATCAAGCTCGATGTGGCGCTGGATGTCGAAGTTGCCGATCTGATGCCCGGCGAGCCGCGTCGCGAGGCGTTGATCGCGCTGTACCGCGAGCTGGAATTCAAGAACTGGCTGGACGACCTGCTGCGCGAGGCCAAGGCGGCCGGCGAGAACTGCGAGGTGCAGCCCGAAGGCTGCTCCATTCAAGCCGAAGCCGAGTACACCACGATCCTCGAGCAGGCCGAGTTCGATGCCTGGCTCGATCGCCTGAAGAACGCCGAGTGTTTCGCCTTCGACACAGAAACCACCAGCATCGACGCGCAGAAGGCACAACTGGTCGGGGTGTCCTTTGCCATCGAGGTCGGCAAAGCCGCCTACGTGCCGCTCGGTCACAGCTATATGGGCGTACCGCAACAGCTCGATCTCGATGCCGTGCTCGCCGCACTCAAGCCGCTGCTGGAAGATCCGGCGAAAACCAAGGTCTGCCAGCACGGTAAGTACGACATGAACGTACTGATGCGCTACGGCATCGAGATGCGCGGCATGACCTTCGACACCATGCTCGAATCCTACGTGCTCGACGCCACCGCCACGCGCCACGACATGGATAGCCTAGCGCTCAAGTACCTCGGGCGGGGCACCATCCGCTTCGAGGACATCGCCGGCAAGGGCGCCAAGCAGCTGACGTTCGACCAGATCGCCATCGAGCAGGCCGGTCCCTACGCCGCCGAGGACGCCGATGTCACCTTGCGCTTGCACCGGACGCTGCTTGGCAAGTTAGAACAGACGCCCTCGTTGCTCAGGGTATTGACCGAGATCGAAATGCCGCTGGTGCCGGTGCTTGCGCGCATCGAGCGCAACGGCGCGCTGGTCGATGCCAACCTGCTGGGCCTGCAGAGCGTCGAGATCGGCAACAAGCTCGTCGAGCTTGAGCGCGAAGCTTTTGAGATGGCGGGTGAGGAATTCAACCTCGGCTCGCCCAAGCAGCTCGGCGCGATCCTCTATGAAAAGTTGGGTTGCCCAGTGCTTTCCAAAACCGCCGGCGGTCAGCCGTCCACGGCCGAAAGCGTGCTGGCCGACCTGGCCGAGCAGAACTATCCGCTGCCCAAGGTGATCATGCAGCACCGCTCCCTGAGTAAGCTCAAGGGCACCTACACCGATAAGCTGCCGCAGCAGATCAATCCACGCACCGGGCGTATTCATACCAGCTACCACCAGGCAGTGACGGCTACTGGCCGGCTTTCTTCCTCGGATCCAAACCTGCAGAACATCCCGATCCGCACTGCCGAGGGTCGACGCATTCGTCAGGCCTTTGTCGCCGCGCCGGGCTACAAACTGCTGGCGGCGGATTATTCGCAGATCGAGCTGCGCATCATGGCGCACCTGGCGCAGGATGCGGGTCTGCTGTACGCCTTCCAGAACGATCTGGACGTCCACCGCGCCACCGCCGCCGAAGTCTTCGGCGTACCGCTGGAGCAAGTCAGCAATGACCAGCGCCGCAGCGCCAAGGCGATCAACTTCGGCCTGATCTACGGCATGAGCGCGTTCGGCCTGGCCAAGCAGATTGATGTCGGCCGCAAAGAAGCGCAGGAATACATCGACCGCTATTTCGCCCGCTACCCCGGCGTGCTCGCCTACATGGAGCGTACCCGCACCCAGGCGGCGGAGCAGGGCTACGTGGAGACGCTGTTCGGCCGCCGGCTATACCTGCCGGAGATCAACTCGAAGAACGGCGCCATGCGCAAGGGCGCCGAACGCACCGCGATCAATGCGCCCATGCAGGGCACCGCGGCAGACATCATCAAGCGCGCGATGATTGCCGTGGACGATTGGCTGCAGCAGAGCGGGCTGGATGCTCGGGTGATCCTGCAGGTGCATGATGAGTTGGTGCTGGAGGTGCGTGAGGACTTGGTCGAGCAGGTGCGCGAGGCGATTTGCCCACTGATGAGCCAAGCCGCGACGCTGGATGTGCCGCTGCTGGTGGAAGCGGGCGTTGGCAACAACTGGGACGAGGCCCATTGA
- a CDS encoding DUF2782 domain-containing protein codes for MRALKHLMLASLLACAPLAGFAQESVDGEPDVTIRQEGDRTVEEYRVNGFLYAVKVTPKHGKPYFLVRADGNDGNFVRADQPDMLIPSWKIFSW; via the coding sequence ATGCGCGCTCTCAAACACCTGATGCTGGCCAGCCTGCTGGCGTGCGCTCCCCTGGCCGGTTTCGCCCAGGAGTCGGTCGATGGCGAGCCGGACGTAACCATCCGTCAGGAGGGCGACCGTACCGTCGAGGAATACCGCGTCAACGGCTTCCTCTATGCAGTGAAGGTCACCCCCAAGCACGGCAAGCCTTACTTTCTGGTGCGCGCCGATGGCAACGACGGCAACTTCGTTCGCGCCGACCAACCAGACATGCTGATTCCTTCCTGGAAGATCTTCAGCTGGTAA
- a CDS encoding homoserine kinase, with amino-acid sequence MSVFTPLQRDELEAFLAPYRLGRLRDFQGIVAGSENSNFFVSLDQGEYVLTLIERGPSQDLPFFIELLDVLHRAGLPVPYALRSEQGEALRELAEKPALLQPRLAGKHVMDPNPHHCAEVGRLLARLHLATREHILERASDRGLDWMQAQGPSLALNLPDDQLPLLRDGLAEIAELRPKLLALPRANLHADLFRDNVLFEGGHLTGVIDFYNACSGPMLYDVAIAVNDWCSHPNGEIDGERSEPLLAAYSALRRFTPAEAELWQPMLRVGCVRFWLSRLIAAQRHEGKTDVQVKDPDEFHRLLKARQHPSSALPFAF; translated from the coding sequence ATGTCGGTATTCACGCCCCTGCAACGCGATGAACTGGAGGCCTTTCTGGCGCCGTACCGGCTCGGCCGGCTGCGCGACTTTCAGGGCATCGTCGCAGGCAGCGAGAACAGCAATTTCTTCGTCAGCCTCGATCAGGGTGAATATGTACTGACGCTGATCGAGCGTGGCCCGAGCCAGGATTTGCCGTTCTTCATCGAACTGCTCGACGTGCTGCACCGTGCCGGCCTGCCGGTGCCCTATGCGCTGCGCAGCGAGCAGGGCGAGGCGCTGCGCGAGCTGGCGGAAAAGCCTGCGCTGCTGCAACCACGTCTGGCCGGCAAGCATGTGATGGATCCGAATCCACACCACTGCGCCGAGGTCGGACGGCTGCTGGCGCGTCTTCATCTGGCCACTCGCGAGCACATCCTCGAACGCGCCAGCGACCGCGGCCTGGACTGGATGCAGGCACAGGGGCCAAGCCTGGCGCTGAACCTGCCCGACGATCAGCTGCCACTCTTGCGCGATGGCCTGGCGGAGATCGCCGAGTTGCGACCGAAGCTGCTCGCCCTGCCGCGGGCCAACCTGCATGCCGATCTGTTCCGCGACAACGTGCTGTTCGAAGGCGGCCATCTGACCGGCGTGATCGATTTCTACAACGCCTGCTCGGGCCCGATGCTCTACGACGTGGCCATCGCCGTGAACGACTGGTGCTCGCACCCCAACGGCGAAATCGACGGCGAGCGCAGCGAACCCTTGCTGGCGGCCTACTCCGCGCTGCGTCGTTTCACCCCGGCCGAAGCCGAACTCTGGCAGCCGATGCTGCGCGTGGGCTGTGTGCGTTTCTGGCTGTCGCGGCTGATTGCGGCGCAGCGTCACGAAGGCAAGACGGACGTGCAGGTGAAAGATCCTGATGAGTTTCACCGCCTGCTGAAGGCGCGCCAGCATCCCTCCAGCGCGCTGCCTTTCGCTTTCTAA
- a CDS encoding CDP-alcohol phosphatidyltransferase family protein, with translation MPSIYQLKPRFQALLRPLVQHLYERGITANQVTLAALVVSLAVAAAVALLVEHLWIFLLIPLWMLLRMALNAIDGMLAREFGQQSKLGAYLNELCDVAADAALYLPLALVPGVWPAAVVLVVVLAALAEYAGVLGPMVGASRRYDGPMGKSDRAFAFGVLAAGIALGLLPSAWVNGLLLLIAVLSIVTLINRIRQGLAETASAPAKAN, from the coding sequence ATGCCCTCCATCTATCAGCTCAAACCCCGCTTCCAGGCGCTACTGCGCCCCCTGGTTCAGCATCTCTATGAGCGCGGCATCACCGCCAATCAGGTCACGCTGGCAGCACTGGTCGTTTCGCTGGCGGTTGCCGCGGCGGTCGCGCTGCTGGTCGAGCACCTCTGGATTTTTCTGCTGATCCCACTGTGGATGCTGCTGCGCATGGCGCTGAACGCCATCGACGGCATGCTGGCCCGCGAGTTCGGGCAGCAATCGAAGCTCGGTGCCTACCTCAACGAACTCTGCGACGTGGCCGCCGATGCAGCGCTCTATCTTCCGCTGGCCCTGGTGCCGGGTGTCTGGCCTGCTGCCGTGGTGCTGGTGGTAGTGCTCGCGGCACTGGCCGAATACGCCGGCGTACTCGGCCCGATGGTTGGCGCCTCACGCCGCTACGACGGCCCCATGGGCAAGAGCGACCGGGCGTTTGCCTTCGGCGTCTTGGCGGCTGGAATCGCCCTGGGCCTGTTGCCCTCTGCCTGGGTCAACGGCCTTTTGCTGCTGATCGCCGTACTGTCGATCGTCACGTTGATCAACCGGATCAGGCAAGGCCTTGCGGAAACCGCATCCGCACCAGCCAAAGCCAACTGA
- a CDS encoding lysophospholipid acyltransferase family protein, giving the protein MLGFLLAFAVTSVARLLTGTRSLWIGCAPLNKQRIYFANHSSHGDFVLLWASLPPDLRRRTRPVAGADYWQSSALRRFVIHRLFNGVLVDRERSGPESNPLQPMLDAMAGGDSLILFPEGTRNLEDGLLPFKSGLYRLGLACPDVELVPVWIANLNRVMPKGRSLPLPLLCSVSFGAPMSIEKDEDKDAFLQRARLALLELAPKED; this is encoded by the coding sequence ATGCTCGGCTTCCTGCTCGCCTTCGCGGTCACTTCCGTTGCCCGCCTGCTGACCGGTACACGTAGCCTTTGGATCGGCTGCGCGCCGCTCAACAAGCAGCGTATCTATTTCGCCAACCACAGCAGCCATGGAGATTTCGTGCTGCTCTGGGCATCGCTACCGCCCGACCTGCGGCGCAGAACCCGGCCCGTGGCCGGTGCCGATTACTGGCAAAGCAGCGCGCTGCGCCGCTTCGTCATTCATCGTCTGTTCAATGGCGTGCTGGTGGATCGCGAGCGCAGCGGTCCGGAGTCCAATCCGCTGCAGCCGATGCTCGACGCCATGGCTGGCGGCGACTCGTTGATTCTCTTTCCCGAAGGTACGCGCAACCTGGAAGACGGCCTGCTGCCGTTCAAGAGTGGCTTGTATCGCCTGGGCCTGGCCTGCCCGGACGTGGAACTGGTACCGGTGTGGATCGCCAACCTCAATCGGGTGATGCCCAAGGGTCGCAGCCTGCCGCTGCCTCTGCTGTGCAGCGTGAGTTTCGGCGCACCGATGAGCATCGAGAAGGACGAGGACAAGGACGCGTTTCTGCAGCGCGCTCGCCTGGCTTTGCTTGAACTGGCCCCCAAGGAAGACTGA
- a CDS encoding phosphatidate cytidylyltransferase — MDRNTLLLFAGIGALLAVASLIGFVLKHRSGAETSPVIDNLNARINAWWVMVAVIGIAFWLGHTAVVILFYLVSFFALREFMTLTPTRSSDYPALVAAFYLVLPLQYLLVGVGWYGLFAIFIPVYVFLLLPILASLGGDTTRFLERASKVQWGLMIAVFCVSHVPALLTLEIAGYEGRNLLLIAWLIIVVQLSDVLQYVCGKLAGKHKIAPRLSPSKTVEGFVGGILLATLIGAALCWITPFSWWQAALMALLLNLLGFFGGLVMSAIKRDRGVKDWGHMIEGHGGMLDRLDSVCFAAPIFFHLVRYGWT, encoded by the coding sequence ATGGATCGCAATACTCTGCTGCTGTTCGCCGGTATCGGCGCCCTGCTCGCCGTCGCCTCGCTGATAGGCTTCGTGCTCAAACACCGCAGCGGCGCCGAAACCAGCCCGGTGATCGACAACCTCAACGCGCGCATCAACGCCTGGTGGGTGATGGTCGCAGTGATCGGCATCGCCTTCTGGCTCGGCCACACCGCGGTGGTCATCCTGTTCTATCTGGTGTCCTTCTTCGCGCTGCGCGAATTCATGACACTGACCCCTACACGCAGCAGCGATTACCCGGCACTGGTCGCGGCGTTCTACCTCGTTCTACCCCTGCAATATCTGCTGGTGGGCGTTGGCTGGTATGGCCTGTTCGCCATCTTCATTCCGGTCTACGTCTTCCTGCTGCTGCCCATCCTGGCGTCGCTGGGTGGCGATACCACACGTTTTCTCGAACGTGCGTCCAAGGTGCAGTGGGGCCTGATGATCGCAGTATTCTGCGTCTCCCACGTTCCTGCCCTGCTCACCCTTGAGATTGCCGGCTACGAAGGCCGCAACCTGCTGCTGATCGCCTGGCTGATCATCGTCGTGCAGCTCTCCGACGTGCTGCAGTACGTCTGCGGCAAACTGGCCGGCAAGCACAAGATCGCCCCGCGGCTGTCGCCGTCGAAAACCGTCGAAGGCTTCGTTGGTGGCATCCTGCTGGCGACCCTGATCGGCGCAGCGCTGTGCTGGATCACCCCGTTCAGCTGGTGGCAGGCGGCGCTCATGGCGCTGTTGCTGAACCTGTTGGGCTTCTTTGGCGGGCTGGTGATGTCGGCGATCAAGCGCGACCGCGGCGTCAAGGACTGGGGCCACATGATCGAAGGCCATGGCGGCATGCTCGATCGGCTGGATTCGGTCTGTTTCGCCGCACCGATCTTCTTCCATCTGGTGCGCTACGGCTGGACCTGA
- the ppnN gene encoding nucleotide 5'-monophosphate nucleosidase PpnN encodes MTQRNVINASVSPKGSLETLSQREVQQLSEVGSGSTHKLFRQCALAILNTGTRIDNAKTILEAYEDFEVRILQQDRGVRLELFNAPADAFVDGEMIASTREMLFSALRDIVYTESELSSARIDLSTSQGITDYVFHLLRNARTLRPGIEPNLVVCWGGHSISTEEYKYSKRVGHELGLRSLDVCTGCGPGVMKGPMKGATIAHAKQRRNGSRYLGLTEPGIIAAEAPNPIVNELVILPDIEKRLEAFVRVGHGIIIFPGGVGTAEEFLYLLGILLHPANRDVPFPVILTGPSDAADYLQQLHDFVGATLGEEAQERYQIVFNDPTEVARQMAEGLREVRRFRRERNDAFHFNWLLKIEEGFQRPFDPTHEAMASLPLRRDLPPHELAANLRRAFSGIVAGNVKDKGIRRIEQYGRYEIHGDAAIMQPLDKLLQAFVEQHRMKLPGGVPYTPCYRVVS; translated from the coding sequence ATGACTCAACGCAACGTAATCAACGCCTCGGTTAGCCCCAAGGGCAGCCTGGAAACCCTCTCGCAACGCGAAGTACAGCAACTGAGTGAAGTCGGCTCCGGCAGCACGCACAAGCTGTTCCGCCAGTGCGCCCTGGCAATCCTCAACACCGGCACGCGCATCGACAATGCCAAGACCATCCTCGAAGCCTACGAGGACTTCGAGGTGCGCATCCTGCAGCAGGATCGCGGCGTGCGCCTCGAGCTGTTCAATGCACCGGCTGACGCATTCGTCGATGGCGAGATGATCGCCAGCACTCGCGAAATGCTCTTCAGCGCATTGCGCGACATCGTCTATACCGAAAGCGAGCTGAGCAGCGCGCGCATCGACCTGAGTACATCCCAGGGGATCACCGACTACGTCTTCCACCTGCTGCGCAACGCCCGCACCCTGCGTCCAGGCATCGAGCCGAACCTGGTGGTGTGCTGGGGCGGTCACTCGATCAGCACCGAAGAATACAAGTACAGCAAGCGCGTCGGTCACGAACTGGGCCTGCGCAGCCTGGATGTCTGCACCGGCTGTGGCCCTGGCGTGATGAAGGGGCCCATGAAGGGCGCCACCATTGCCCATGCCAAGCAGCGCCGCAACGGTAGCCGTTATCTGGGGCTGACAGAGCCCGGCATCATCGCCGCGGAGGCACCGAACCCGATCGTCAACGAACTGGTGATCCTGCCGGACATCGAGAAGCGCCTGGAGGCTTTCGTCCGTGTCGGCCACGGCATCATCATCTTCCCCGGTGGCGTCGGCACCGCCGAGGAATTTCTCTACCTGCTCGGCATCCTGCTGCACCCGGCCAATCGTGACGTCCCGTTCCCGGTCATCCTCACTGGGCCTAGCGATGCGGCGGATTACCTGCAGCAGCTGCACGATTTCGTCGGCGCGACCCTTGGCGAAGAGGCCCAGGAGCGTTACCAGATCGTCTTCAACGACCCCACCGAAGTGGCCCGTCAGATGGCCGAAGGCCTGCGCGAAGTACGACGGTTCCGCCGCGAGCGCAACGATGCGTTCCATTTCAACTGGCTGCTGAAGATCGAAGAAGGCTTCCAGCGGCCCTTCGATCCTACGCACGAAGCCATGGCGAGCCTGCCGCTGCGCCGCGATCTGCCACCGCACGAACTGGCCGCCAACCTACGTCGTGCCTTCTCCGGCATCGTCGCCGGCAACGTCAAGGACAAGGGCATCCGCCGCATCGAGCAGTACGGCCGTTACGAGATCCACGGCGACGCGGCGATCATGCAGCCGCTGGACAAGCTGCTGCAGGCTTTCGTCGAACAGCACCGCATGAAGCTGCCCGGCGGCGTGCCGTATACACCGTGCTATCGCGTGGTCAGCTGA
- a CDS encoding DMT family transporter, with protein sequence MTFDKSIWTSYGVMAVFVLLWGSAAIFTRWGLDHATPFALLIVRFALALAAVLLIGLYRRRWRPAPGTAWQTAATGLLMIGCYSICYFQAMAHGVTPGVIATLLGVQPILTLLLLERRFSPLRLLGLLVALAGLAAVVFQSLVLARFSLVGMLFALGALLCMTLGAILQQRIRQSPVEVLPTQYGVSLLLCLAFVPFQPIQLEAVTGFIVPVLWLGLVISVAAQLLLYRMIQTGNLVNVTSLFYLVPVVTVGMDYLFLGNQLSRLGLLGMGAILLGLALVFRSAPQRR encoded by the coding sequence ATGACTTTCGACAAATCCATATGGACGTCCTATGGCGTCATGGCCGTTTTCGTCCTGCTCTGGGGCAGTGCGGCCATCTTCACCCGCTGGGGGCTGGACCACGCCACCCCGTTCGCCCTGCTGATCGTGCGCTTTGCTCTGGCGCTGGCCGCGGTTCTGCTGATCGGCCTGTACCGTAGGCGCTGGCGGCCGGCGCCGGGCACTGCTTGGCAGACTGCGGCCACAGGGCTGCTGATGATCGGCTGCTATTCGATCTGCTATTTCCAGGCCATGGCCCATGGCGTGACGCCGGGTGTGATCGCGACGCTGCTCGGTGTGCAGCCGATCCTTACCCTGTTGCTCCTCGAACGACGCTTTTCACCGCTGCGCCTGCTCGGATTGCTGGTGGCGCTGGCCGGGTTGGCCGCGGTGGTTTTCCAGAGTCTGGTGCTGGCACGTTTCTCTCTCGTCGGGATGCTCTTCGCCCTCGGCGCCCTGCTGTGCATGACGCTCGGGGCGATTCTGCAGCAGCGCATTCGACAGAGTCCGGTGGAGGTGTTGCCGACCCAGTACGGGGTAAGCCTGCTGCTGTGCCTGGCGTTCGTGCCGTTCCAGCCAATTCAGCTTGAAGCCGTAACTGGCTTCATCGTTCCGGTGCTCTGGCTGGGCTTGGTGATTTCGGTGGCGGCGCAGCTGTTGCTGTACCGCATGATCCAGACCGGCAATCTGGTCAACGTCACCAGCCTGTTCTACCTGGTGCCGGTGGTAACCGTGGGGATGGATTACCTGTTTCTCGGCAACCAGCTGTCGCGCCTCGGGTTGCTGGGCATGGGGGCGATTCTGCTGGGCCTGGCGTTGGTGTTCAGGTCGGCGCCGCAGCGCAGATAG
- a CDS encoding NrdJb gives MTVKITQRIKGFKVVDEALERPAAAAASTESKTSKAINVVEMDESLQRPETLIGMTYKIKSPLFEHALYVTVNDIVLNAGTPHEQRRPFEIFINSKNMDHFQWIVALTRIMSAVFRKGGDCTFLVEELKAVFDPRGGYLKKGGVYMPSIVAEIGAVLERHLIAIGMLEGHALDETQLKYLAEKRAAYEASQGAVAVEPGEGFPAGAQLCNKCNTQAVVQMDGCATCLNCGNSKCG, from the coding sequence ATGACCGTAAAGATCACCCAGCGCATCAAGGGCTTCAAGGTCGTCGACGAGGCCCTCGAGCGCCCCGCGGCGGCTGCGGCCAGCACCGAGAGCAAGACGAGCAAGGCCATCAACGTGGTCGAAATGGACGAGAGTTTGCAACGTCCGGAAACCCTGATCGGTATGACCTACAAGATCAAGTCGCCGCTGTTCGAGCACGCGCTGTACGTCACCGTGAATGACATCGTGCTCAACGCCGGCACCCCGCATGAGCAACGCCGGCCGTTCGAGATCTTCATCAATTCGAAGAACATGGACCACTTCCAGTGGATCGTTGCGCTTACCCGCATCATGTCCGCGGTGTTCCGCAAGGGTGGCGACTGCACGTTCCTCGTCGAGGAGCTGAAGGCGGTGTTCGACCCGCGCGGCGGCTATCTGAAGAAGGGCGGCGTCTACATGCCGTCGATCGTGGCCGAGATCGGCGCGGTGCTGGAGCGCCATCTGATCGCCATCGGCATGCTTGAAGGCCATGCGCTGGACGAAACCCAGCTCAAGTACCTGGCTGAAAAGCGCGCGGCCTACGAGGCCAGTCAGGGTGCGGTGGCGGTCGAGCCGGGCGAAGGCTTTCCGGCCGGCGCGCAGCTGTGCAACAAGTGCAACACCCAGGCGGTTGTGCAAATGGACGGTTGCGCGACCTGTCTGAACTGCGGCAATTCCAAGTGCGGATAA